The following coding sequences lie in one Oncorhynchus kisutch isolate 150728-3 linkage group LG3, Okis_V2, whole genome shotgun sequence genomic window:
- the LOC109880084 gene encoding membrane-associated phosphatidylinositol transfer protein 2 isoform X2 produces the protein MLIKEYRIPMPMSVDEYRIAQLYMIQKKSRDETCGEGSGVEILENKPYDDGPGGIGQYTRKVYHIGMHIPSWFRSILPKAALRVEEESWNAYPYTRTRYTCPFVEKFSIDIETYYKPDTGNQPDVFNMSPVEKRLRTLDPIDIVKDPIPPHEYMQEEDPRIYRSDKTKRGPLQEDWIEEYNNNPGKTPIMCAYKLCKVEFRYWGMQSKIERFIHDVGLRKVMVRAHRQAWCWQDEWYGLTIEDIRQLELETQLALAQKMAQFSQAEEATEANGAASSPDKNQEAKDTISSLETEVVSAGGGGDTLQTKRAGLTKQWSTSSRSSRSSKRGASPSRHSLSEWRMQSIARDSEDSSEEEFFDAHEDLSDDEQVFPKEIAKWNSNDLMDKIEAADAEDNPGELYKDMAGDYERAASEERLDEDLSSQECLQPSKIHVLILVLHGGNILDTGGGDQTSKQGDINTISTAFDAVMRVHYPTALGRIAIRLVPCPAICAEAFSLVTNLSPYSYDESCLSSSQDHIPLAALPLLATSAPQYQEAVATVIMRANQVYNDFIRSLNGATFSGQVCLIGDCVGGILGFDALCSSNQTIGDSQNSSRRGSVISVQDQDLLSPGIIINSGHGSASPTLEGSRHLSLSNIDIPRSGGPDDSKRQQPRKRSGDSTYELDTIKHHQAFLTSLHSSVLRTDPCSRRSSSSIFQDAGCLGRFDFEVADFFLFGSPLGLVLALRKTVIPVLDVAQLRPACQQVYNLFHPADPSASRLEPLLEKKFHLLPPFNVPRYTRFPLGDGNSALLVETVQSNPQLLLDSGTPLSFRCQEPISETCIPVPVLNWQEGSLKATPAVLESDVVQSHGGVFMDSSYPSSPVTGPHCRGLRRASEVSIASQVSGMADSYTATNIANTQPCQINQTKKLSLLSQIALTSQTKLSLRSPPKSHRKERTDPVRGSTDTDNGPQQDPEADPDANRGVSPCGSGQLERHLSAGLDYTIYDLVSLDSQAEVDQVAARWWGTKRMDFALYCPDALTAFPTVALPHLFHASYWESTDVVSFLLRQVMRHENSSILELDGKEVSEFTPSKPREKWLRKRTHVKIRNVTANHRVNDAVFTEDGQQIVTGRFMYGPLDMVTLTGEKVDIHIMTQPPSGDWVYFDTELTNSSGRVYFIIPESKRLGVGVYPVKLVVRGDHTFADSYLTVLPHGTEFVVFSIDGSFAASVSIMGSDPKVRAGAVDVVRHWQDLGYLIVYVTGRPDMQKQRVVAWLSQHNFPHGIVSFCDGLVHDPLRHKANFLKSLMEAHMKIFAGYGSTKDISVYTSIGLSPSQIYIIGRPSKKMQAQCQFITEGYATHLSQLEYNQRSRPPKTSSARMVLRKGSFGLGAKSDFLRKRNHLLRTISAQPAPSSSTGSGHSRPERTQSQSDSHSHSQHGPGPAQRSMSMAAGCWGRSGSTKLEPGIFNQK, from the exons AAAAAGAGCCGGGATGAGACCTGTGGCGAGGGCAGCGGAGTAGAGATCCTGGAGAACAAGCCGTACGATGACGGCCCAGGGGGAATCGGCCAGTACACCCGCAAGGTTTACCACATCGGCATGCACATCCCCAGCTGGTTCCGCTCCATCCTGCCCAAGGCAGCGCTCCGGGTGGAGGAGGAGTCCTGGAACGCCTACCCCTACACCCGCACAAG GTACACATGTCCCTTTGTTGAGAAGTTCTCCATTGACATTGAGACGTACTACAAGCCAGACACAGGGAACCAGCCAGACGTCTTCAACATGTCCCCAGTCGAGAAGAGGCTAAGGACTCTGG ACCCCATCGACATTGTCAAAGATCCCATCCCCCCACATGAGTACATGCAAGAGGAGGACCCTCGGATCTACAGGTCAGACAAGACCAAGAGAGGCCCTCTGCAGGAGGACTGGATCGAGGAGTACAACAACAACCCGGGGAAGACGCCCATCATGTGTGCTTACAAACTGTGCAAGGTGGAGTTCCGCTACTGGGGCATGCAGTCCAAGATCGAGCGCTTCATCCATGATGTAG gGCTGAGGAAGGTGATGGTGCGGGCCCACCGGCAGGCCTGGTGCTGGCAGGATGAGTGGTACGGCCTGACCATTGAAGACATCAGACAGCTGGAGCTTGAGACCCAGCTGGCCCTGGCCCAGAAGATGGCCCAGTTCAGCCAGGCAGAGGAGGCCACCGAGGCCAATGGTGCTGCTTCATCCCCAGACAAGAACCAGGAGGCCAAAGATACCATTAGCTCCTTAGAAACTGAGGTGGTCAGTGCAGGGGGCGGGGGAGACACTCTCCAAACAAAACGAGCAGGGCTCACCAAGCAGTGGTCCACCTCCTCCAGATCCTCCCGCTCATCCAAGAGAGGAG CGAGCCCATCACGCCACAGCCTCTCTGAATGGAGGATGCAGAGCATAGCACGAGACTCCGAGGACAGCTCAGAAGAGGAGTTCTTTGATGCTCACG AGGActtgtcagatgatgaacaggtTTTCCCCAAGGAGATCGCCAAGTGGAACTCCAATGACCTCATGGACAAGATTGAGGCGGCTGACGCAGAAGACAACCCTG GAGAGCTGTACAAGGATATGGCAGGGGACTATGAGAGGGCAGCCAGCGAGGAGAGACTAGATGAG GACCTGTCCTCCCAGGAATGTCTGCAGCCTTCTAAGATTCATGTGCTGATCCTGGTGTTACATGGGGGCAACATCCTGGACACGGGCGGAGGGGACCAGACCAGTAAGCAAGGCGACATCAACACTATCAGCACGGCCTTTGACGCAGTGATGCGCGTGCACTATCCCACTGCGCTGGGCCGCATCGCCATCCGTCTGGTTCCCTGTCCCGCCATCTGCGCTGAGGCCTTCTCCCTGGTGACCAa TCTCAGCCCATACAGTTATGATGAGAGCTGTCTGTCTAGCAGTCAGGACCACATCCCCCTGGCTGCCCTGCCTCTGCTGGCCACCTCCGCCCCCCAGTACCAGGAGGCTGTGGCCACCGTCATCATGAGAGCCAACCAGGTGTACAATGACTTCATCAGGTCCCTGAACGGGGCAACCTTCTCTGGCCAG GTGTGCCTGATTGGGGACTGTGTGGGAGGGATCCTGGGGTTTGACGCATTGTGCAGCAGCAACCAAACTATTGGTGACAGCCAGAACAGCAGCCGCAGGGGCAGTGTAATCAGCGTACAG GACCAGGACCTCCTCTCCCCAGGCATCATCATAAACAGTGGGCACGGCTCTGCCTCTCCCACTCTGGAGGGCAGCCGCCACCTGAGCCTCAGCAACATCGACATCCCCCGCTCAGGAGGACCAGACGACTCCAAGAGACAGCAGCCGCGCAAAAGGAGTGGCGACTCCACATACGAGCTGGACACCATCAAACACCACCAAGCCTTCCTGACCAG CCTCCACTCCAGTGTCCTGCGGACTGACCCGTGCTCCCGCAGGTCCAGCAGCAGCATCTTCCAGGATGCAGGCTGTCTGGGGAGGTTTGACTTTGAGGTGGCAGACTTCTTCCTCTTCGGCTCTCCTCTGGGCCTTGTCCTTGCCCTGAGGAAGACTGTCATTCCTGTGCTGGATG TGGCCCAGCTGCGCCCAGCTTGCCAGCAGGTCTACAACCTGTTCCATCCAGCCGACCCCTCGGCCTCGCGCCTGGAGCCCCTCCTGGAGAAGAAGTTCCACCTCCTGCCCCCCTTCAACGTACCCCGCTACACACGCTTCCCCCTAGGGGACGGCAACTCCGCTCTACTGG TGGAGACAGTCCAGAGCAACCCCCAGCTCCTGCTCGATAGTGGGACCCCCCTCTCTTTCCGCTGTCAGGAACCTATCAGCGAGACCTGCATCCCTGTGCCCGTGCTAAACTGGCAGGAGGGCTCCCTCAAGGCCACACCTGCTGTTCTAGAGT CGGATGTTGTTCAGTCTCATGGTGGTGTCTTCATGGACAGTTCGTACCCCTCCTCCCCCGTTACGGGCCCCCACTGCAGGGGCCTGCGCAGGGCCAGTGAGGTCAGCATTGCCAGCCAGGTTTCAGGAATGGCAGACAGTTACACTGCCACCAACATAGCCAACA CACAACCATGCCAAATTAACCAAACCAAAAAACTCAGCCTTTTGTCCCAAATCGCCCTGACATCACAAACCAAATTATCCCTGAGAAGCCCCCCTAAATCCCATAGAAAAGAAAGGACTGATCCAGTCCGAGGATCTACTGACACAGACAACGGGCCACAACAAGACCCAGAGGCAGACCCAGACGCTAACAGAGGTGTAAGCCCCTGTGGCTCTGGTCAGTTAGAGAGACACCTGTCAGCTGGCCTGGATTATACCATATATGACCTGGTCTCCCTGGACTCCCAGGCAGAGGTGGATCAAG TCGCAGCCCGTTGGTGGGGAACCAAGCGTATGGACTTTGCCTTGTATTGCCCTGATGCCCTGACAGCCTTCCCCACAGTGGCACTACCGCACCTCTTCCATGCATCCTACTGGGAGTCCACGGATGTAGTGTCCTTCCTGCTGCGACAG GTGATGAGGCATGAAAACTCCAGCATACTGGAGCTGGATGGTAAGGAAGTGTCAGAGTTCACTCCATCCAAACCTCGGGAGAAGTGGCTCAGGAAGAGAACCCACGTCAAGATCAGG AATGTGACAGCCAATCATCGTGTGAACGATGCAGTGTTCACAGAAGATGGGCAGCAGATTGTGACTGGCCGCTTTATGTACGGACCTCTTGACATGGTCACATTGACAGGGGAGAAG GTGGACATCCACATCATGACCCAGCCCCCATCTGGAGACTGGGTGTACTTTGACACGGAGCTGACCAACAGCAGCGGCCGCGTGTACTTCATCATCCCAGAGAGCAAACGGCTGGGGGTTGGTGTCTATCCGGTCAAACTGGTGGTCAG GGGGGACCACACATTTGCAGACAGCTACCTGACAGTGCTTCCCCATGGGACAGAGTTTGTGGTGTTCAGTATAGACGGCTCATTTGCTGCCAGTGTGTCCATCATGGGTAGCGACCCCAAAGTGCGTGCCGGAGCAGTCGACGTGGTCAG GCACTGGCAGGACCTGGGCTATCTGATCGTCTATGTGACAGGGCGTCCAGACATGCAGAAGCAGAGAGTGGTGGCCTGGCTGTCTCAGCATAACTTTCCCCATGGCATCGTGTCCTTCTGTGACGGCCTGGTCCACGACCCACTCAGACACAAGGCCAACTTCCTCAAGTCACTCATGGAG GCTCACATGAAGATCTTTGCTGGCTACGGTTCTACCAAAGACATTTCCGTCTACACCTCCAtcggcctctctccctcccagatcTACATCATTGGCCGACCCTCCAAGAAGATGCAAGCTCAGTGCCAG TTCATTACTGAGGGCTATGCGACCCACCTCTCTCAGCTGGAGTACAACCAGCGCTCTCGGCCACCAAAGACCAGCAGTGCCCGCATGGTCCTACGGAAAGGCAGCTTTGGTCTGGGTGCAAAAAGCGACTTTCTGCGGAAGAGGAACCACCTGCTGCGCACCATTTCCGCCCAGCCGGCCCCCAGCTCGTCCACCGGCAGCGGCCACAGCAGACCAGAGCGCACACAGAGCCAGTCggacagccacagccacagccagcaCGGCCCGGGACCAGCCCAGCGCAGCATGAGCATGGCAGCAGGCTGCTGGGGCCGCAGTGGCAGCACAAAGCTGGAACCTGGGATTTTCAACCAAAAGTAG
- the LOC109880084 gene encoding membrane-associated phosphatidylinositol transfer protein 2 isoform X9: protein MLIKEYRIPMPMSVDEYRIAQLYMIQKKSRDETCGEGSGVEILENKPYDDGPGGIGQYTRKVYHIGMHIPSWFRSILPKAALRVEEESWNAYPYTRTRYTCPFVEKFSIDIETYYKPDTGNQPDVFNMSPVEKRLRTLDPIDIVKDPIPPHEYMQEEDPRIYRSDKTKRGPLQEDWIEEYNNNPGKTPIMCAYKLCKVEFRYWGMQSKIERFIHDVGLRKVMVRAHRQAWCWQDEWYGLTIEDIRQLELETQLALAQKMAQFSQAEEATEANGAASSPDKNQEAKDTISSLETEVVSAGGGGDTLQTKRAGLTKQWSTSSRSSRSSKRGASPSRHSLSEWRMQSIARDSEDSSEEEFFDAHEDLSDDEQVFPKEIAKWNSNDLMDKIEAADAEDNPGELYKDMAGDYERAASEERLDEDLSSQECLQPSKIHVLILVLHGGNILDTGGGDQTSKQGDINTISTAFDAVMRVHYPTALGRIAIRLVPCPAICAEAFSLVTNLSPYSYDESCLSSSQDHIPLAALPLLATSAPQYQEAVATVIMRANQVYNDFIRSLNGATFSGQVCLIGDCVGGILGFDALCSSNQTIGDSQNSSRRGSVISVQQDQDLLSPGIIINSGHGSASPTLEGSRHLSLSNIDIPRSGGPDDSKRQQPRKRSGDSTYELDTIKHHQAFLTSLHSSVLRTDPCSRRSSSSIFQDAGCLGRFDFEVADFFLFGSPLGLVLALRKTVIPVLDVAQLRPACQQVYNLFHPADPSASRLEPLLEKKFHLLPPFNVPRYTRFPLGDGNSALLVAARWWGTKRMDFALYCPDALTAFPTVALPHLFHASYWESTDVVSFLLRQVMRHENSSILELDGKEVSEFTPSKPREKWLRKRTHVKIRNVTANHRVNDAVFTEDGQQIVTGRFMYGPLDMVTLTGEKVDIHIMTQPPSGDWVYFDTELTNSSGRVYFIIPESKRLGVGVYPVKLVVRGDHTFADSYLTVLPHGTEFVVFSIDGSFAASVSIMGSDPKVRAGAVDVVRHWQDLGYLIVYVTGRPDMQKQRVVAWLSQHNFPHGIVSFCDGLVHDPLRHKANFLKSLMEAHMKIFAGYGSTKDISVYTSIGLSPSQIYIIGRPSKKMQAQCQFITEGYATHLSQLEYNQRSRPPKTSSARMVLRKGSFGLGAKSDFLRKRNHLLRTISAQPAPSSSTGSGHSRPERTQSQSDSHSHSQHGPGPAQRSMSMAAGCWGRSGSTKLEPGIFNQK, encoded by the exons AAAAAGAGCCGGGATGAGACCTGTGGCGAGGGCAGCGGAGTAGAGATCCTGGAGAACAAGCCGTACGATGACGGCCCAGGGGGAATCGGCCAGTACACCCGCAAGGTTTACCACATCGGCATGCACATCCCCAGCTGGTTCCGCTCCATCCTGCCCAAGGCAGCGCTCCGGGTGGAGGAGGAGTCCTGGAACGCCTACCCCTACACCCGCACAAG GTACACATGTCCCTTTGTTGAGAAGTTCTCCATTGACATTGAGACGTACTACAAGCCAGACACAGGGAACCAGCCAGACGTCTTCAACATGTCCCCAGTCGAGAAGAGGCTAAGGACTCTGG ACCCCATCGACATTGTCAAAGATCCCATCCCCCCACATGAGTACATGCAAGAGGAGGACCCTCGGATCTACAGGTCAGACAAGACCAAGAGAGGCCCTCTGCAGGAGGACTGGATCGAGGAGTACAACAACAACCCGGGGAAGACGCCCATCATGTGTGCTTACAAACTGTGCAAGGTGGAGTTCCGCTACTGGGGCATGCAGTCCAAGATCGAGCGCTTCATCCATGATGTAG gGCTGAGGAAGGTGATGGTGCGGGCCCACCGGCAGGCCTGGTGCTGGCAGGATGAGTGGTACGGCCTGACCATTGAAGACATCAGACAGCTGGAGCTTGAGACCCAGCTGGCCCTGGCCCAGAAGATGGCCCAGTTCAGCCAGGCAGAGGAGGCCACCGAGGCCAATGGTGCTGCTTCATCCCCAGACAAGAACCAGGAGGCCAAAGATACCATTAGCTCCTTAGAAACTGAGGTGGTCAGTGCAGGGGGCGGGGGAGACACTCTCCAAACAAAACGAGCAGGGCTCACCAAGCAGTGGTCCACCTCCTCCAGATCCTCCCGCTCATCCAAGAGAGGAG CGAGCCCATCACGCCACAGCCTCTCTGAATGGAGGATGCAGAGCATAGCACGAGACTCCGAGGACAGCTCAGAAGAGGAGTTCTTTGATGCTCACG AGGActtgtcagatgatgaacaggtTTTCCCCAAGGAGATCGCCAAGTGGAACTCCAATGACCTCATGGACAAGATTGAGGCGGCTGACGCAGAAGACAACCCTG GAGAGCTGTACAAGGATATGGCAGGGGACTATGAGAGGGCAGCCAGCGAGGAGAGACTAGATGAG GACCTGTCCTCCCAGGAATGTCTGCAGCCTTCTAAGATTCATGTGCTGATCCTGGTGTTACATGGGGGCAACATCCTGGACACGGGCGGAGGGGACCAGACCAGTAAGCAAGGCGACATCAACACTATCAGCACGGCCTTTGACGCAGTGATGCGCGTGCACTATCCCACTGCGCTGGGCCGCATCGCCATCCGTCTGGTTCCCTGTCCCGCCATCTGCGCTGAGGCCTTCTCCCTGGTGACCAa TCTCAGCCCATACAGTTATGATGAGAGCTGTCTGTCTAGCAGTCAGGACCACATCCCCCTGGCTGCCCTGCCTCTGCTGGCCACCTCCGCCCCCCAGTACCAGGAGGCTGTGGCCACCGTCATCATGAGAGCCAACCAGGTGTACAATGACTTCATCAGGTCCCTGAACGGGGCAACCTTCTCTGGCCAG GTGTGCCTGATTGGGGACTGTGTGGGAGGGATCCTGGGGTTTGACGCATTGTGCAGCAGCAACCAAACTATTGGTGACAGCCAGAACAGCAGCCGCAGGGGCAGTGTAATCAGCGTACAG cAGGACCAGGACCTCCTCTCCCCAGGCATCATCATAAACAGTGGGCACGGCTCTGCCTCTCCCACTCTGGAGGGCAGCCGCCACCTGAGCCTCAGCAACATCGACATCCCCCGCTCAGGAGGACCAGACGACTCCAAGAGACAGCAGCCGCGCAAAAGGAGTGGCGACTCCACATACGAGCTGGACACCATCAAACACCACCAAGCCTTCCTGACCAG CCTCCACTCCAGTGTCCTGCGGACTGACCCGTGCTCCCGCAGGTCCAGCAGCAGCATCTTCCAGGATGCAGGCTGTCTGGGGAGGTTTGACTTTGAGGTGGCAGACTTCTTCCTCTTCGGCTCTCCTCTGGGCCTTGTCCTTGCCCTGAGGAAGACTGTCATTCCTGTGCTGGATG TGGCCCAGCTGCGCCCAGCTTGCCAGCAGGTCTACAACCTGTTCCATCCAGCCGACCCCTCGGCCTCGCGCCTGGAGCCCCTCCTGGAGAAGAAGTTCCACCTCCTGCCCCCCTTCAACGTACCCCGCTACACACGCTTCCCCCTAGGGGACGGCAACTCCGCTCTACTGG TCGCAGCCCGTTGGTGGGGAACCAAGCGTATGGACTTTGCCTTGTATTGCCCTGATGCCCTGACAGCCTTCCCCACAGTGGCACTACCGCACCTCTTCCATGCATCCTACTGGGAGTCCACGGATGTAGTGTCCTTCCTGCTGCGACAG GTGATGAGGCATGAAAACTCCAGCATACTGGAGCTGGATGGTAAGGAAGTGTCAGAGTTCACTCCATCCAAACCTCGGGAGAAGTGGCTCAGGAAGAGAACCCACGTCAAGATCAGG AATGTGACAGCCAATCATCGTGTGAACGATGCAGTGTTCACAGAAGATGGGCAGCAGATTGTGACTGGCCGCTTTATGTACGGACCTCTTGACATGGTCACATTGACAGGGGAGAAG GTGGACATCCACATCATGACCCAGCCCCCATCTGGAGACTGGGTGTACTTTGACACGGAGCTGACCAACAGCAGCGGCCGCGTGTACTTCATCATCCCAGAGAGCAAACGGCTGGGGGTTGGTGTCTATCCGGTCAAACTGGTGGTCAG GGGGGACCACACATTTGCAGACAGCTACCTGACAGTGCTTCCCCATGGGACAGAGTTTGTGGTGTTCAGTATAGACGGCTCATTTGCTGCCAGTGTGTCCATCATGGGTAGCGACCCCAAAGTGCGTGCCGGAGCAGTCGACGTGGTCAG GCACTGGCAGGACCTGGGCTATCTGATCGTCTATGTGACAGGGCGTCCAGACATGCAGAAGCAGAGAGTGGTGGCCTGGCTGTCTCAGCATAACTTTCCCCATGGCATCGTGTCCTTCTGTGACGGCCTGGTCCACGACCCACTCAGACACAAGGCCAACTTCCTCAAGTCACTCATGGAG GCTCACATGAAGATCTTTGCTGGCTACGGTTCTACCAAAGACATTTCCGTCTACACCTCCAtcggcctctctccctcccagatcTACATCATTGGCCGACCCTCCAAGAAGATGCAAGCTCAGTGCCAG TTCATTACTGAGGGCTATGCGACCCACCTCTCTCAGCTGGAGTACAACCAGCGCTCTCGGCCACCAAAGACCAGCAGTGCCCGCATGGTCCTACGGAAAGGCAGCTTTGGTCTGGGTGCAAAAAGCGACTTTCTGCGGAAGAGGAACCACCTGCTGCGCACCATTTCCGCCCAGCCGGCCCCCAGCTCGTCCACCGGCAGCGGCCACAGCAGACCAGAGCGCACACAGAGCCAGTCggacagccacagccacagccagcaCGGCCCGGGACCAGCCCAGCGCAGCATGAGCATGGCAGCAGGCTGCTGGGGCCGCAGTGGCAGCACAAAGCTGGAACCTGGGATTTTCAACCAAAAGTAG